A region of bacterium DNA encodes the following proteins:
- a CDS encoding glycoside hydrolase family 65 protein codes for MNPWRITFEKLDLERESLYEALFTLGNGYIGLRGSMPEYIGSRAYYPGMYIAGVFNKLETPVAGRKVMNEDFVNCPNWLFLNYRLDGGKWLDLKKVKILASKRELNMRKGVMSTLVRWQDDQGRITEMASQRIISMAEPHYGAQKYVIRPKNYSAQITIRSGIDGSLINAGVERYRQLNSKHLEPLVHGSFAEDGIYLQMQTNQSKIQITEAMRTRLFQGELELTPDRRTIIQGKERVFQEFSFKADQGEEYIIEKIVSIYTSRDQGVSDGIVASQEAVQKIESFHDLYIPHAAKWRALWKRFDIELVGDVLMQRLLRFHIFHLLQTASSYNEDVDAGLPARGLHGEAYRGHVFWDEIFALPFYSLHANEISRALLMYRYRRLNPAREYAREHGYEGAMYPWQSGSSGYEETQTLHLNPLSKEWGDDYSCLQRHVSIAIACNVINYYKATLDDDFMARYGAEIVLEIAHFWSSIAHFNPARDRFEIHGVMGPDEFHEKIPGSEKGGLPNNAYTNIMATWVLYQGLEILKNMEDEESIAMRTKLNLSSEELSRWESMTKKMFVPMDANGLIHQFEGYMDLKELDWDEYRHKYDDIHRLDRILKAEGLSPDDYKLSKQPDVLMTFFMLNEKEITMILKNLGYDFRHEMIKLNYDYYLQRTSHGSTLSYVVHGHVAHLIGHDEEAMEYFMHALRSDFYDIQGGTTSEGIHVGAMGGSIELFYRMFAGMQIMDDRISFAPRLPSQIEKIKFQIMYNFRWLHIEISKTFIKILVEKRKTKTIKPPSVVPVVINNQVYMFTAGKAQEILL; via the coding sequence TTGAATCCTTGGCGAATTACCTTTGAAAAACTTGATCTTGAGCGCGAAAGTCTATATGAGGCGCTTTTTACTCTGGGCAATGGCTATATCGGTTTGCGCGGCTCAATGCCTGAGTATATTGGTTCCCGGGCCTATTATCCCGGGATGTATATTGCCGGCGTTTTTAATAAACTGGAAACACCGGTTGCCGGCCGGAAGGTAATGAATGAAGATTTTGTTAATTGTCCTAACTGGCTGTTTCTCAATTACCGTCTTGACGGGGGTAAATGGCTTGATTTGAAGAAAGTGAAAATCCTTGCTTCCAAGCGGGAATTGAATATGCGTAAGGGTGTGATGAGTACACTGGTGCGCTGGCAGGATGATCAAGGCCGTATCACAGAGATGGCCAGTCAGCGTATCATCAGTATGGCGGAACCGCACTATGGTGCACAAAAATATGTTATTCGTCCCAAAAATTATAGTGCTCAAATTACAATTCGCAGCGGAATCGACGGTTCTTTGATCAATGCCGGCGTAGAACGCTACCGTCAACTCAATTCCAAACACCTCGAACCACTCGTACACGGCAGTTTTGCGGAAGACGGTATTTATCTGCAGATGCAGACCAACCAATCTAAAATCCAGATAACCGAGGCCATGCGCACCCGTCTGTTTCAGGGCGAACTGGAACTAACCCCTGATCGCCGGACAATTATCCAGGGTAAGGAAAGGGTCTTTCAGGAATTTTCCTTTAAAGCGGACCAGGGCGAAGAATATATCATTGAAAAAATCGTCAGCATTTACACCTCGCGCGACCAGGGTGTATCCGACGGTATTGTGGCATCCCAGGAAGCTGTGCAAAAAATTGAGAGTTTTCATGATCTGTACATTCCGCATGCCGCCAAATGGCGTGCGCTCTGGAAACGGTTTGATATTGAGTTGGTGGGCGATGTGCTCATGCAACGGTTGCTGCGATTTCATATTTTTCATCTATTGCAGACCGCATCTTCATACAATGAGGATGTTGATGCCGGACTCCCGGCACGCGGATTGCATGGGGAGGCATACCGCGGTCATGTTTTTTGGGATGAGATTTTTGCATTGCCGTTTTATTCGCTGCACGCCAATGAAATAAGCCGGGCTTTGCTGATGTACCGCTACCGCCGGCTTAATCCGGCACGGGAGTATGCGCGCGAACACGGGTATGAAGGCGCCATGTATCCCTGGCAGAGCGGGAGCAGCGGTTACGAGGAAACTCAGACGCTGCATCTTAATCCTTTGTCGAAAGAATGGGGTGATGATTACTCTTGTTTGCAGCGGCATGTCTCGATCGCCATTGCCTGCAATGTCATTAATTATTATAAAGCCACACTGGATGATGATTTCATGGCCCGCTATGGAGCGGAGATTGTGCTTGAGATTGCTCATTTTTGGTCAAGTATTGCCCATTTTAATCCGGCGCGCGACCGTTTTGAAATTCATGGTGTGATGGGACCGGATGAATTTCATGAAAAAATTCCCGGAAGCGAGAAGGGCGGATTGCCCAACAATGCTTATACCAATATCATGGCCACCTGGGTACTCTATCAGGGCTTGGAAATTTTAAAAAATATGGAGGACGAGGAAAGCATTGCCATGCGGACCAAGCTTAACCTTTCCAGCGAAGAATTGAGTCGGTGGGAGTCCATGACAAAAAAAATGTTTGTCCCGATGGATGCCAATGGTTTGATTCACCAGTTTGAAGGGTATATGGACCTCAAGGAACTGGATTGGGATGAATACCGGCATAAGTATGATGACATTCACCGTCTGGACCGGATTTTAAAAGCCGAAGGTCTTTCGCCGGATGATTATAAGCTGTCCAAACAGCCGGATGTGCTCATGACGTTTTTTATGCTCAATGAAAAGGAAATCACGATGATTTTAAAAAATCTCGGCTATGATTTCCGGCATGAGATGATCAAGCTGAATTATGACTATTACCTGCAAAGAACCTCGCACGGCTCAACCTTGAGTTATGTTGTGCACGGCCATGTCGCGCACTTGATCGGTCATGACGAAGAAGCCATGGAATATTTTATGCATGCGTTGCGTTCGGATTTTTATGATATTCAGGGCGGGACAACGTCGGAAGGGATTCATGTCGGCGCCATGGGCGGTTCGATTGAATTGTTCTACCGGATGTTCGCCGGCATGCAGATTATGGATGACCGGATTAGTTTTGCGCCGAGATTACCTTCGCAGATTGAAAAAATTAAATTTCAGATTATGTATAATTTTAGATGGCTGCATATTGAGATTTCAAAGACATTCATAAAAATTTTGGTTGAAAAACGCAAAACCAAGACAATTAAACCGCCTTCGGTTGTTCCGGTTGTCATCAATAACCAGGTTTATATGTTTACGGCCGGGAAAGCCCAGGAAATTTTACTTTGA
- a CDS encoding M48 family metallopeptidase: MGTCFDGKHINRKGHAVIHYLVLIFFAYSFVAAVEYILAALNLSHLKKYGATIPPEFEGVIDQLLLTRTRDYVSDKNRLENYSSVVSHGLVLVFIFAGVLNAYNHWIAGSGLPFVVSGLCFFLILVFVKSLLHLPFAWYQTFKIEAKYGFNTMTVKLWARDFIKTQLISLALLSVLITGGLWLVRTFPHTWWLLVWVFFVVVTLFVMYLSPYVLEPLFNKFTLIDQAGLADKIKAMMQKAGLEVGRVFKMDASKRSRHTNAYFTGIGRVKRIVLYDTLIEKMAEPEIVSVLAHEVGHWKKKHVLKRLLLTEIAGLIIIYLFYLVMQSDGFLQIFLIQDDTLFSKLVLFQFLFSIIAFPFGPIFNALSRNQEREADRFAVGLTGSAEPLVNSLIKLSKDNLSNLHPHPLYAGFYYSHPPVVERIRDLRGIKTT, from the coding sequence ATGGGAACATGTTTTGATGGAAAGCATATCAACCGAAAGGGTCATGCAGTGATTCACTATCTTGTGCTTATTTTTTTTGCATATAGTTTCGTTGCGGCAGTGGAGTATATACTGGCGGCACTCAATTTGAGTCATCTGAAAAAGTACGGCGCAACCATTCCGCCTGAATTTGAGGGTGTGATCGATCAGTTGTTGCTAACGCGGACACGGGATTATGTGTCGGATAAAAACCGGTTGGAAAATTATTCGTCTGTCGTGAGTCATGGTTTGGTCCTGGTATTCATCTTTGCAGGTGTTTTAAATGCGTACAATCATTGGATTGCCGGATCTGGGTTGCCGTTTGTGGTTTCGGGATTGTGTTTTTTTCTGATACTTGTCTTTGTAAAGAGTTTGCTTCATCTTCCATTTGCCTGGTACCAGACATTCAAAATTGAGGCCAAATATGGCTTCAACACCATGACCGTGAAATTGTGGGCTCGGGATTTCATTAAAACCCAATTGATTTCTTTGGCGCTGTTAAGCGTGCTCATCACAGGGGGTCTTTGGCTGGTGCGGACTTTTCCCCATACCTGGTGGCTTTTGGTATGGGTGTTTTTTGTGGTGGTTACTCTGTTTGTGATGTACCTTTCGCCTTATGTACTGGAACCACTGTTTAATAAGTTTACACTGATTGACCAAGCCGGTCTGGCGGATAAAATTAAGGCCATGATGCAAAAAGCCGGACTTGAAGTCGGCCGGGTTTTCAAGATGGACGCCTCCAAACGCAGCCGTCATACCAATGCGTATTTTACCGGTATTGGCAGGGTGAAGCGGATTGTACTTTATGATACGCTGATTGAAAAAATGGCGGAACCGGAAATTGTCAGTGTGTTGGCACATGAAGTGGGGCATTGGAAAAAAAAGCATGTGCTTAAGCGCTTGCTGCTGACCGAGATCGCCGGATTGATTATTATTTATCTATTTTATCTGGTGATGCAATCGGACGGCTTTTTACAAATTTTTTTAATCCAGGATGATACGCTTTTTTCCAAACTGGTTCTTTTTCAGTTTCTTTTTTCTATTATAGCTTTTCCGTTCGGCCCGATCTTTAACGCACTTTCGCGAAACCAGGAAAGGGAGGCGGACCGATTTGCTGTTGGGTTGACCGGCAGTGCGGAACCGCTGGTGAATTCATTGATTAAATTATCCAAAGACAACTTATCCAATCTTCATCCGCATCCGCTCTATGCGGGTTTTTATTACTCACATCCGCCGGTGGTTGAGAGAATTCGAGATCTGCGCGGGATTAAAACAACTTGA
- a CDS encoding DUF3536 domain-containing protein: MDRLICIHGHFYQPPRENPWIEEVERQDSAYPYHDWNERITAECYAPNAAARIMGEKEKILDIVNSYSRISFNFGPTLLSWMEKKAPEVYQSILAADKLSQANFSGHGSALAQVYNHMIMPLANRRDKETQVVWGIRDFEYRFGRKPEGMWLSETAVDLETLEVLAENDIAFTILAAHQAKQVRKTGETNWEDVAGSRVDPRRPYMCHLPSGKKIILFFYDNPAAHDVAFGPLLKNGEDFSKRLTGLFSEHSDQPAQLVNIATDGETYGHHHRYGDMALAYCLDYIESRHQAKITIYGEYLDKYAVTHEAEIFENTSWSCFHGIERWRSNCGCNSGLAPGSSQAWREPLRKALDGLRNDLILVFEKNLQPYINQPWQARNDYIDVILNRSEIKIESFLEKHCRRQLSHSDKVTILRLLEMQRNALLMFTSCGWFFDDISGIETIQVMQYAARAMQLAQEVAGVDLQKYFSDTLEKALSNNAAYKNGKVIWEEFIQPAIADLHKASAHFAVSTLMDDFQAKNTIYSYTGGWEIYDHEEQGGQQLITGRMRVQSDVTMEMNNVVFAILHLGEHTLLAGIQDEISDEKFSDMRNELMTSFQKGELTKMVRLMDERFAPYTYTLWDLFKDEQRRILNMIMQSVIDETETYFRHIYEHHYPVIQLMNKKQIALPKILSTTVEFILNTDLIKLLECDPVDIDQLYKLVDEIERWNFKRDKETLEFVVSQTITRLMRRFSEDANNLVGLGTLETTLVILRPLKLSMDVWQAQNLYHGIDREYYSVMLQKAEAKDAAALKWIALFDRVGNELRVHRNGNMF, from the coding sequence ATGGATAGATTGATTTGTATTCACGGACATTTTTATCAACCGCCGCGCGAAAATCCATGGATTGAAGAAGTGGAGCGCCAGGACAGTGCGTATCCCTACCATGATTGGAATGAACGGATTACAGCGGAGTGTTATGCCCCCAATGCTGCGGCACGGATTATGGGGGAAAAGGAAAAAATTCTTGATATCGTCAATAGTTATTCCCGGATTAGTTTTAATTTTGGGCCAACCTTGCTTTCCTGGATGGAGAAAAAAGCACCGGAAGTCTACCAGTCAATCTTAGCAGCGGATAAATTAAGTCAGGCCAATTTTTCCGGACATGGGTCGGCTTTGGCGCAGGTATACAATCACATGATTATGCCGCTAGCCAACCGCCGGGACAAAGAGACCCAGGTTGTCTGGGGGATTCGTGATTTTGAATACCGGTTCGGGAGAAAACCGGAAGGCATGTGGCTTTCCGAGACGGCGGTGGATCTCGAGACGTTGGAAGTGCTGGCGGAAAATGATATTGCGTTCACTATTTTGGCGGCCCATCAAGCCAAGCAGGTACGGAAAACCGGCGAAACCAATTGGGAAGATGTGGCAGGCAGCCGGGTTGATCCGCGCAGGCCGTATATGTGTCATCTGCCGTCCGGGAAAAAAATAATCCTTTTCTTTTATGACAATCCGGCGGCACATGATGTGGCTTTCGGGCCGCTCCTGAAAAATGGGGAAGATTTTTCAAAACGGTTGACCGGCTTGTTTTCGGAGCATTCGGACCAGCCTGCTCAGCTGGTGAATATTGCCACAGACGGCGAGACGTACGGCCACCACCATCGCTATGGTGATATGGCGTTGGCGTACTGTCTTGATTATATTGAGTCACGTCACCAGGCGAAGATCACAATTTACGGGGAATATCTTGATAAGTATGCCGTGACCCATGAGGCGGAGATATTTGAAAATACGTCCTGGAGCTGTTTTCACGGTATTGAAAGATGGCGCAGCAATTGCGGGTGCAATTCAGGCTTGGCACCCGGCTCATCACAAGCCTGGCGGGAACCGCTGCGCAAAGCACTGGATGGGCTGCGCAATGATTTGATTCTGGTTTTCGAGAAAAACCTGCAACCGTATATCAACCAGCCATGGCAGGCACGCAATGATTATATTGATGTCATTTTAAACCGTTCTGAAATTAAAATTGAATCATTTTTAGAAAAACATTGCCGCCGGCAACTGTCTCATTCAGATAAAGTAACGATTTTACGCTTGCTTGAGATGCAGCGGAACGCCTTATTGATGTTTACCAGTTGTGGCTGGTTTTTTGATGACATTTCAGGTATTGAGACCATTCAGGTCATGCAGTATGCGGCGCGGGCCATGCAACTGGCCCAGGAGGTGGCCGGGGTTGATCTGCAAAAATATTTTAGTGATACGCTTGAAAAAGCGCTTAGCAACAATGCGGCCTATAAAAATGGGAAGGTTATCTGGGAGGAATTCATTCAACCCGCGATTGCCGATCTGCATAAAGCGAGCGCGCATTTTGCAGTCAGCACCTTGATGGATGATTTTCAGGCCAAAAACACCATTTACAGTTATACCGGCGGGTGGGAGATTTATGATCATGAAGAACAAGGCGGTCAACAGTTGATTACCGGCCGCATGCGTGTTCAATCAGATGTGACCATGGAAATGAATAATGTGGTTTTTGCCATTTTGCATCTGGGGGAGCATACACTGCTGGCCGGGATACAAGATGAAATTTCTGATGAAAAGTTTTCCGACATGCGCAATGAACTTATGACGTCTTTTCAAAAGGGAGAACTGACCAAAATGGTCCGGCTGATGGATGAACGGTTCGCACCTTATACCTATACGCTCTGGGATTTGTTCAAGGATGAACAGCGCAGGATTCTTAATATGATTATGCAAAGTGTTATTGATGAGACCGAGACCTATTTCAGGCACATTTATGAACATCATTATCCGGTGATCCAGCTGATGAACAAAAAACAAATCGCTTTGCCGAAAATTCTCTCCACGACGGTAGAGTTTATTTTAAATACAGACCTGATTAAACTGTTGGAATGCGATCCGGTTGATATTGATCAGCTTTACAAACTGGTGGATGAGATCGAACGCTGGAATTTTAAACGGGACAAAGAAACCCTGGAATTTGTAGTGTCACAGACAATAACCCGTCTGATGAGGCGGTTTTCAGAAGATGCCAATAATCTTGTTGGGCTTGGGACATTGGAGACCACCTTGGTAATTTTGCGTCCGCTTAAATTGAGTATGGATGTTTGGCAGGCGCAAAATCTCTATCATGGGATTGACCGGGAATATTATTCTGTGATGCTTCAAAAAGCAGAGGCAAAAGATGCCGCCGCCCTGAAATGGATTGCCTTGTTTGACCGGGTGGGTAATGAGCTGCGTGTGCATCGCAATGGGAACATGTTTTGA
- the treZ gene encoding malto-oligosyltrehalose trehalohydrolase, with protein MRVGATYLGKNQCEFRVWAPWAKQVKVVLRGGKSVTIPLESEKLGYWSGQVNAVPGTAYWFELDKGKRLPDPASQFQPKGVHGPSQIVDHTQFKWQDKIWQGIAASNMIIYELHVGTFTSQGTLDAVIPRLTQLKELGINTLEIMPVAACPGKRNWGYDGVYPYAVQDHYGGPEALKRLVNAAHKLGLSVMLDVVYNHLGPEGNYLGAYGPYFSKRYKVPWGEAINFDDQYSDEVRNYFIQNALHWFDNYRIDALRLDAIQAIFDQSAYPFLAELSDQVKIFSQKQGRHFCLIVESDLNESRVHQPVVENGLGMDASWCDDLHHSLHALFTGERQGYYRDYGSFKVLSQALRDGYVFQGQISQFRKRRYGSSRQQLPGKKLVVYDQNHDQVGNRCNGERISQLVSPEAVRCMAAMTLLSPYIPMLFMGEEYGETAPFLFFADHSDKALKAAVRQGRKNEFSTFNWKQEPPDPFALAVFKESRLDWELRRRGAHKKLLAFYRKLMEIRKTVLDCQAGDHVLSVVKDDVDKKIITLDLKRKQTRLFCVFHCDPKQHVCSSLLPQGNWICILDSEDSAWGGRGCTFKPGRLSGQSTTLQAFQVVVFQQEDS; from the coding sequence ATGCGTGTAGGTGCAACGTATTTAGGAAAAAATCAGTGTGAATTCCGGGTGTGGGCACCCTGGGCCAAGCAGGTCAAGGTGGTGCTCCGGGGCGGGAAAAGCGTTACAATTCCATTGGAATCAGAAAAATTGGGTTACTGGTCCGGGCAGGTGAATGCGGTGCCTGGCACCGCATACTGGTTTGAATTGGACAAGGGCAAGCGATTGCCTGATCCGGCGTCGCAGTTTCAGCCGAAGGGTGTGCACGGTCCCTCGCAGATTGTGGACCATACTCAATTTAAATGGCAGGATAAAATCTGGCAGGGTATTGCTGCCTCGAATATGATTATTTATGAGCTGCATGTGGGTACGTTTACTTCTCAAGGGACATTGGATGCTGTGATTCCGCGTCTCACGCAGCTCAAGGAACTGGGTATCAACACGCTTGAGATTATGCCGGTGGCAGCCTGTCCGGGCAAGCGTAATTGGGGCTATGACGGCGTCTATCCCTACGCAGTCCAGGACCACTATGGCGGGCCGGAGGCCTTGAAGCGGCTGGTCAATGCGGCCCACAAGCTGGGTCTGTCTGTGATGCTGGATGTGGTCTACAACCATTTGGGTCCGGAAGGTAATTATTTGGGAGCGTATGGACCCTATTTTTCAAAACGGTATAAGGTCCCCTGGGGTGAGGCGATTAATTTTGATGATCAGTACAGCGACGAGGTGAGGAATTATTTTATTCAAAACGCGCTGCACTGGTTTGATAATTATCGTATTGACGCCCTGCGATTGGATGCGATTCAGGCAATTTTTGATCAGAGTGCCTATCCTTTTTTGGCGGAACTATCCGACCAGGTGAAAATTTTTTCCCAAAAACAAGGACGTCATTTTTGTCTGATTGTTGAGAGTGATCTCAATGAAAGCCGGGTGCATCAGCCGGTGGTTGAGAACGGATTGGGGATGGATGCCAGCTGGTGCGATGACCTGCATCACAGCCTGCATGCGCTTTTTACGGGTGAGCGACAGGGGTACTACCGGGATTATGGTTCGTTTAAGGTACTTAGTCAGGCATTACGGGACGGCTATGTGTTTCAGGGTCAGATATCGCAATTTAGAAAACGCAGGTATGGCAGCTCCCGACAGCAATTGCCAGGCAAAAAACTTGTGGTGTATGATCAGAACCATGATCAGGTGGGGAACCGGTGCAATGGCGAACGGATTTCCCAATTGGTTTCGCCTGAAGCAGTCCGCTGCATGGCAGCCATGACATTACTTTCGCCCTACATCCCCATGCTTTTTATGGGGGAAGAATACGGTGAAACAGCTCCCTTTTTATTCTTTGCGGATCATTCGGACAAGGCGCTCAAGGCGGCAGTGCGCCAAGGGCGGAAAAATGAATTCAGCACCTTCAACTGGAAGCAGGAACCGCCTGATCCTTTTGCGCTTGCCGTGTTTAAAGAATCCCGATTGGATTGGGAACTGCGCCGGCGCGGGGCGCATAAAAAGCTGTTGGCGTTTTATCGGAAATTGATGGAAATTCGTAAAACCGTGCTTGATTGTCAGGCCGGGGATCACGTATTATCGGTAGTCAAAGATGATGTGGACAAAAAAATCATTACCTTGGATTTGAAGCGGAAGCAAACACGGTTGTTTTGTGTTTTTCATTGCGACCCCAAACAGCATGTTTGTTCAAGTCTGCTCCCGCAAGGGAACTGGATTTGTATCTTGGATTCGGAGGATTCTGCCTGGGGAGGAAGGGGTTGTACCTTCAAGCCAGGCAGGTTGTCCGGTCAAAGCACGACGTTACAAGCTTTTCAGGTGGTTGTATTTCAGCAGGAGGATTCCTGA
- a CDS encoding GNAT family N-acetyltransferase: MRIEKITNNKKQYLDLLLLADEQEDMIDRYLESGDMFALYDDDLKTVCVVVAIDKETCELKNIATYKKYQGKGYAKALIKFVSDYYKNNYKTMLVGTGETPTILSFYESCGFEKSHFIKNFFTDNYDHPMFEDGIQLIDMVYLKKKL, translated from the coding sequence ATGAGAATAGAGAAAATTACCAATAACAAGAAGCAATACCTTGATTTATTGCTATTAGCAGACGAGCAAGAGGATATGATTGACAGATATTTGGAAAGTGGCGATATGTTTGCACTATACGATGATGACTTAAAGACTGTTTGTGTTGTTGTAGCGATAGACAAAGAAACCTGCGAATTGAAAAACATAGCAACATATAAAAAATATCAAGGTAAAGGATATGCTAAGGCTCTAATAAAGTTTGTCTCAGATTATTACAAAAACAACTATAAAACAATGCTTGTCGGAACAGGTGAAACTCCGACAATATTGTCATTTTATGAAAGTTGCGGATTTGAAAAATCTCATTTTATCAAGAATTTTTTTACCGATAATTATGACCACCCAATGTTTGAAGACGGAATACAACTTATTGACATGGTTTATCTGAAGAAAAAATTATAA
- a CDS encoding thioredoxin family protein — MLNTKLEHLESIEVFEDLLKNNKNVMICCGRMGPMCIPVYRLMEKLEKQYTHIKMADMDFDISAADCIKNLPECNNFMGLPFTVYFENGKVVKATTSIQNEQQITGILNEVFR, encoded by the coding sequence ATGTTGAATACCAAACTCGAGCATTTAGAAAGCATTGAAGTATTTGAAGATTTATTGAAAAACAATAAAAATGTAATGATTTGTTGCGGAAGAATGGGGCCCATGTGTATTCCGGTTTATAGACTGATGGAAAAATTGGAAAAGCAATACACACATATTAAGATGGCGGACATGGATTTTGATATTTCGGCTGCTGACTGTATTAAGAATCTTCCGGAATGCAATAATTTTATGGGACTGCCTTTTACTGTATATTTTGAAAACGGCAAAGTTGTTAAAGCCACAACCAGTATTCAAAACGAGCAACAGATAACCGGCATATTGAATGAAGTATTCAGGTAA
- a CDS encoding MBL fold metallo-hydrolase has protein sequence MKLTVLVDNNTIIDQYYFGEPAVSYWLEVDGKKIIFDVGYSDIFIKNAKMMNIDLKKAHTIVLSHGHFDHTGGIEPFIQFAGKRTKSIRLVAHPLAFNRKNYEGIGDIGTRKRRVEMQKYFKLKISKKPLWLTENLCFLGQIPRKNNYEAKQPLGRVIKNNREYPDYLMDDSALAYKAKKGLVVINGCAHSGISNTIEYAKKVCHMDKIWGVIGGLHLLNTKRKTLQRTIKYLESCRIVNFHPCHCTDLKAKIELGKHFDIQEVGSGLVLEYQ, from the coding sequence ATGAAGCTGACAGTTCTCGTGGATAATAATACGATAATTGATCAATATTATTTTGGCGAACCGGCGGTTTCTTATTGGCTTGAAGTTGATGGTAAGAAAATAATATTTGATGTTGGATATTCGGATATATTTATAAAAAACGCAAAAATGATGAATATAGATTTAAAAAAGGCGCATACGATTGTTTTATCCCACGGTCATTTTGACCATACGGGCGGTATAGAGCCGTTTATTCAATTTGCCGGGAAAAGAACAAAAAGCATCAGGTTGGTGGCCCACCCGTTGGCTTTTAACAGGAAAAACTATGAGGGCATTGGTGATATTGGGACCCGAAAAAGAAGAGTCGAAATGCAGAAATATTTTAAATTGAAAATATCGAAAAAACCATTGTGGTTGACGGAAAATCTGTGCTTTTTGGGCCAGATTCCCAGGAAAAATAACTATGAAGCAAAGCAGCCGCTCGGTAGGGTGATAAAAAACAACCGGGAATATCCTGATTATTTGATGGATGACAGCGCCTTGGCCTACAAAGCAAAAAAAGGATTAGTCGTTATTAACGGATGCGCGCACTCTGGTATTTCAAATACAATTGAATACGCCAAAAAAGTTTGCCATATGGATAAAATATGGGGTGTTATCGGTGGGCTTCACCTTTTGAATACTAAAAGAAAAACATTGCAAAGGACGATTAAATATCTTGAATCATGTAGAATTGTAAATTTTCATCCCTGTCATTGCACGGATCTCAAGGCGAAAATAGAACTCGGGAAACATTTTGATATACAGGAAGTAGGTTCTGGACTTGTTTTAGAATATCAATAA
- a CDS encoding 4Fe-4S binding protein, with product MPWIDVEKCSGCGICVARCPVDTIAMEKEKANINMDGCIRCGTCHDVCPEEAVKHDAEKTPGDVKNNVEFTKHCMDACAKHLNDEREQDKCLNRIVKHFQREKLVAEKTLEELVKLKG from the coding sequence ATGCCCTGGATTGATGTGGAAAAATGCAGCGGTTGTGGAATTTGTGTCGCGAGGTGTCCTGTGGACACCATTGCAATGGAAAAGGAAAAGGCAAATATCAACATGGACGGTTGTATTCGCTGCGGAACCTGCCATGACGTGTGTCCGGAGGAAGCAGTAAAGCATGACGCCGAGAAAACCCCCGGAGACGTGAAAAACAATGTAGAATTTACAAAACATTGTATGGACGCTTGTGCCAAGCATCTTAACGATGAGCGGGAGCAAGACAAGTGTTTGAATCGAATAGTGAAGCATTTCCAAAGAGAAAAACTCGTTGCCGAAAAAACATTGGAAGAGCTTGTGAAATTAAAAGGATAA
- a CDS encoding MTH1187 family thiamine-binding protein, whose amino-acid sequence MPVMEISVIPLGTRTPSVSDYVAVCIKKIKGKKNIKYTLTSMGTVIEADTTSRLLKIADEMHHAVLQGEIKRVVTTIKIDDRLDKKLTMKGKINTVQNKIK is encoded by the coding sequence ATGCCGGTTATGGAGATCAGCGTTATTCCTTTGGGAACGAGAACGCCTTCTGTCAGTGATTATGTAGCAGTTTGTATAAAAAAAATAAAAGGCAAAAAAAATATCAAATATACATTGACCTCAATGGGAACGGTTATAGAAGCGGATACAACGTCGCGATTATTAAAAATAGCGGATGAAATGCACCATGCGGTATTGCAGGGAGAGATTAAAAGGGTGGTAACCACAATTAAGATTGATGATAGGCTTGATAAAAAGTTAACGATGAAAGGCAAGATCAATACTGTGCAAAATAAAATAAAGTGA